From the genome of Natronospira bacteriovora:
CCGGATACAGCGTCGACAGCACGGAAAGCGTGAAGGCGATGCCGGCGATGCGCCCCACATCGGGCCAACGCAGCTCCGAGGGCAGATCACTGATGTAGTAGACATCCGCCGGCAGGAATTCGGTCTGGAACAGCTCTTCCAGCCAGGGCACGATCTGATCCACGTTCAGGGCCAATGTGACGCCGAAGGCCAGCCCCAGTAGTGTACCCACGAAACCGATGACCGTCCCCTGCACGATGAATACGGCCATGATGGAACGGGGTGTACTGCCGATGGTTCGCAGAACGGCAATGTCCGAGCGCTTGTCATTGACCACCATGACCAGCGTGGAAATGATGTTGAACGCCGCGACGGCAACGATCAGGAAGAGGATGATGAACATGACCGTCTTCTCGATCTGCAGGGCCGCAAAGAAATTGGCATGCTGCCGTGTCCAATCCCGCACGAAATGCCCGCGGCCAAGACTGGCGGCAATGTCCCGCGCCACCGCCGGTGCCCGGAACATATCGTCCAGCTTCAGGCGAAGCCCGCTGATCTCGTCACCAAAACGGTAGAGATTGCGTGCGTCATCCAGATGGATGAAGGCATGGCTGCGGTCGTATTCATACATGCCGACTTCGAACAGGCCCACCACCTCGAAGCGTCGCATGCGTGGGCGAAATCCGGCCACGGTGATATTGCCCTCGGGCACCAGAAGAAAAACCCGGTCACCCAGCCCCACCCGCAGGGCACGTGCCAGCTCGCTGCCGAGAATGACACGATACTCGCCGGCGACAAGCTGACTCATGTCACCCTGAATCATCTTCTCGCCCACATCGGAAACGGAGGGCTCATGCTCGGGCAGAATACCGCGCACCATGCCGCCGCTAAGCTGACCGTCACGGGCGAGCATGCCTTCCTTTTCAATGAAGGGGGCCGCACCCAGTACCCGCTGATCCACGATGATGCGGTCCCGGATGTTTTCCCATTCCTCGATCCGTCCACCATAACTGGTGATGCTTGCATGGGAGACCATGCCGAGAATGCGTTCACGCAGTTCCTTCTCAAAACCGTTCATTACCGACATCACGGTAATCAGCGCCATCACGCCAACAGTGATCCCGAGCACGGAAGTGAGCGAGATGAAGGAGATGAAGTGATTGCGGCGCTTGGCGCGAAGATAGCGAAGGCCGACAAAAATTTCGTAGGGTCTGAACATGGGGCGGGATTAAACCATAGCTGGGTGATTGTGGATAGCGTGGACCTGGTCACGGGTCCGCGCCGTGAGCCGCCGGTCCAGGCGAATGCCGCGTGGTGACAGGCTCGCGCCGTAAGCCAGCACTTCCACACCGGCATCGGCGGCGGCAGCCAGGGCATCGGCATACGCCGGATCAATGGCCCGCGCCGGTTCGACCACGGCCACGTCCTCACGTTGCACACAGAAGAGCAGAACGGCCCGCTCACCAGCCGCCGCCGAAGCACGAAGGTGTGCCAGATGCCGCACGGCACGGGTACTCACGGCGTCCGGAAACAATGCCCGCCCGGCTCCGGCCCCGGCGGTCACATTCTTCACCTCGACCCAACAACGCCTGCCCGGCTTCTCCAGCACAATATCAGTGCGCCCGCCGGACGGATGCCGGACTTCACGCCGCAGCTGCTGATAATCGGCCAGCTCCGGAATGCGCCCGCTCTTGATGGCCTCCACCACCAGGGCATTGCTGCGCCCGGTGTGGATGCCGGCGAGCGCCCCCGTACCGGTCTCCACCAGCTCCCAGGTCCACCGCAGCTTGCGTCCGGGGCGATCGGCCGGGCTGAGCCAGACTCGCAGCCCCGGCGCCCGGCAACCGAGCATGGAGCCGGTATTCGGGCAGTGCGCCGTGACACGGCGACCATCATCCAGAACGACGTCGGCCAGAAAACGCTTGTATCGGCGGATGAGTCGCCCGGACTGCAGTGGGGGATCGAATTCCATGTATCTCCGGCCATGGCGGGCAGGGCAATTCCGGCGACCCACTATATCAGAGGGTGGACGCCCTTTCCCTGCCCGGCAGCGACTGCTATATTTCCCGTAACGTCAGTGACTTTCGGGGACTTCCTCATCATGACTTCCAGACTTGCCCTGCTCATGGTTGCGTCCATCGCGGCCATCACCGTGACCACGCTCGCCGTGGCCGAACCCCGCCCGGGTGGTGACCGCCTCCGGGTGGAAGACCCGGAGCAGCGCTCGGTCGCTGTGCCGACCCGAGGCATGACCATGGACAATGTCCGGGACGTCTACGGTGAGCCCCGTGATGTTCGCGGCCCGGTGGGTGATCCGCCCATTACCCGCTGGGACTATCGCGACTTCAGCGTCTACTTCGAACACCATCTTGTGCTTCACAGCGTCATCCGTGACGACGACCGCTGACCATGAATCATGCCTACAGGCTCCCGGCCGAATGGGAGCCTCAAAGTGCCGTACAGCTCACCTGGCCACACGACCAGGGTGACTGGGAACAGAACCTGGGTCCTGCCCGTGACTGTTTCACACGCATTGCCACCGTGCTTTCCCTGCATCAGACCGTCTTGATCATCGCCCGTGACGACGAGGAACGTAAGCGGATCAGTGCCGAGCTCGCCCGGGCCGGGGCCGATTCACGCCACTGCCGCTTTGCTCTGGCGGCGAGCGATGATAGCTGGGCGAGGGACCACTCCCCCATCACAGTCATGGAGAACGGCCGCCCCCATCTGCTCAAGTTCGAGTTCAATGGCTGGGGCGGACGCTATCGTGCGGAAATGGACAATGCCCTCGCCTGGCTGCTGCATGAACAGGGCCTGTTTGGCCATTGCCCCATGACGGCAACCGGAATCGTACTGGAAGGTGGCGCCATCGAGACCGATGGTCACGGTCACTTTCTGCTTCGCTCAAGCTGCATCGTGGATGACAAGCGCAACCCGGGCCTCGATCAGGCTGGCATGAGCGATGCATTCGAGGAATGGCTGGGAGCCCGGCACATTCACTGGCTGGATGTGGGCGATCTGGACGGTGATGATACGGATGGTCATATTGATACCCTGGCGCGCTTCGCCCCCGATGGGGCCATCCTGCACCAGTATTGCGATGACCCGCAGGACAGCCATTTTGCCTGCCTCAGCGCCATGGCGGACAGCCTGCGCGGCCTGCGGGATCATCAGGGCCGGGAACGGGAGCTGATTCCACTGCCTCTGCCGCGGCCGATCCGGGACAGCAGCGGTCGCCGGATGCCCGGAGGCTACGCCAATTTCCTGGTCGCCAATGAGCAGGTGCTGGTGCCCACCTACAATGATCCCGCCGACGAGGTGGCCATCAACCGCATTGCCCGTGCCTATCCGGATCATCAGGTTCGCGGCATTGATTGCCGGGCGCTGGTTCGCCAGGGCGGCAGCCTGCACTGCGTGACAATGCAATACCCGGCCGGTGTGGTTGACGCGGAGGCGGGCCTGCCGGTCATGGAGGTAAGACCCGAATGAGACATTTGCCGGTGGCATTGATTCAGGAACGCAATCAGGGTGGCCGAGACGGCAACCTGCGTCGCATTGAAGAGCGTCTTCGGGAGGCAGCCGCCAATGGTGCCCGACTGGCATTGCTTCAGGAACTGCACAATGGTCCCTACTTCTGCCAGACCCAGGACACGGCCCGCTTTGATCTGGCGGAAGCCATTCCCGGCCATAGCACTGAACTCCTGGGCCGCCTTGCCGCGGAGCTGGAGCTGGTCATCGTCGCTTCCCTGTTCGAGAAGCGCGCCGCGGGGCTCTACCACAATACGGCCGTGGCTCTGGACAGTGACGGGCGCATTGCCGGCCGGTACCGAAAAATGCATATCCCGGATGACCCGGGTTTCAATGAGAAGTTCTATTTTACGCCCGGCGACAGCGGATTTGAGCCCATCGACACGTCGGTGGGTCGGCTCGGCGTTCTGGTGTGCTGGGATCAGTGGTACCCCGAGGCGGCCCGCCTGATGGCCCTGGCGGGTGCGGAAATGCTGATCTACCCCACCGCCATCGGCTGGTCCGCCGAGGACGATGCGGCCGAACAGGGCCGACAACTGGATGCCTGGCGTACCGTGCAACGCGGCCACGCCGTGGCCAATGCCCTGCCCGTGCTGGTCACTAACCGGGTGGGGCATGAACCCCACCCGGAACGCCCCGGGGAAGGCATCGATTTCTGGGGCCACAGTTTCGTGGCGGGTCCCCAGGGGGAGATTCTGGCCGAAGCCGGTACTGAGCCGGAACTGCTCCAACTCACCCTGGATCTTGGCCGCTGCGAACAGGTACGGCGCATCTGGCCCTTCCTTCGCGACCGTCGAATCGATGCCTACGGTGACCTGCTCAGGCGCTACCGCTCCTGAACGCCGACGGACGGCCGCCATCATGGGACCCGAGCGTCCGGTCCAGGGCTTCCGATATGCGATAATGGCGGTTTCCTTCGGCTGAGCATGCAATTGTTTCCATGACAGGCAACTCCGGAACCTCCCCCGATTCCCGACCCGCGGTGCAGCTGCCGGACGGGCCACACGATCGACGCCGCTGGGGCCGTCTTTACGGGGCGGCACGCAGCCTGCTGCTGGCACGGGCAGCCGCCTCCGCTCGCGGGCCCGTCCTGCTGGTCTGCGAAAGTGTCCAGGAAGCCGAAGCGGTCAGCGCCGAACTGCGCTTCTTCGCCGGCGAAGACGCGCTACCGGTGATCTTCTTCCCGGACTGGGAGACCCTGCCCTACGACGTCTTCTCCCCCCACCAGGACATCATCTCCGATCGCCTCGCTACCCTGGCACGGTTGCCGGGCCTGGAGCGCGGCGTGGTGGTGACAGCGGCACAGACACTGATGCAGCGTCTGCCGCCCCAGGCCTATGTCAGCGGGGGATCCCTGCTGCTGAGCATGGGTGAACGCCTGGACATCGACGGCCTTCGTGGGCAGCTCGAAAGGGCCGGCTACCGGGCCGTTTCCCAGGTCATGGAACATGGAGAGTTCGCAGTACGCGGCTCACTGGTGGATGTCTTTCCCATGGGCAGCCAACAGCCGTTCCGCATTGACCTGTTCGACGACGAGATCGAATCCCTGCGCGCCTTCGATCCCGAGACCCAGCTGACCACGGAGAAACTGGAACGTATCCGCATGCTACCGGCGCGGGAGTTCCCCATGAGCGAGGACGCCATCCGCGACTTCCGGCAGCGGTATCGACAGCAGTTCGAGGGCGACCCGCAGCAGAGCGAGATCTATCGGGCCATCAGCGGCGGCAACCAGCCCGGTGGCATCGAGTATTACCTTCCCCTCTTTTTTGAACAGACCGCCAGCCTGTTCGACTATCTGCCTGATGTGGCCACCGTGGCGCTGACCGAGGGTGCCGGTGGTGCCGTGGACAGCCACTGGCAGGAGATCCACGACCGCTTCGAGCAGCGTGGCCATGATCACACACGGCCTCTGCTGTCGCCGGCAACCATTGCCCTGACCCCTGAGGAACTGACGTCTGCCCTGGAACGACACGGCCAGGTGGTGCTCGAACGTCGCGAGGGCGCCGATGATCCCCAGGCCCTGCCGGTAGACAACTTCGACACCCTCGCACCACCCCGGCTGCCGCTGGATCACCGCGCCGATGACCCGGCCCGGGCATTGATTGAATTCATCGACAACTTCGAGGGGATCGTGCTGCTGGCCGCGGAGTCACCCGGTCGCCGGGAAGCCCTCGTGGACATCCTGGCCGAACGTGATCACAAGCCGGTTTCTGTCCACGGCTGGGATGCCTTCATGCAGCGCCAGCCAGCCCTGGGGGTCTGCGTCGCCGATCTGACCGAGGGCCTGATCCTGCCGAACGAAGGTCTGGCGGTGATTGCCGAACCACAACTGTTCGGCGAGCGGGCCAGCCAGCAGCGTCGCCGCCGGCGGGCGGCAAAAGACCCGGAAGCGGTCATCCGCGACCTGACCGATCTTTCCGAGGGCGCGCCCGTCATCCATGAGGAACATGGCGTTGGACGCTACATCGGGTTGCAGACCCTGACCGTGGGCAAGGATCCAACCGAATTCCTGACCCTGGAGTATGCAGGGGGCGACAAACTGTATGTCCCGGTGGCGTCGCTCAACCTCATCAGCCGTTATACCGGCACCAGCCCTGAGAATGCCCCACTCCACCGTCTTGGCTCCGACCAGTGGGACAAGGCCCGCAAGCGTGCAGCCCGGAAGGCCCGGGACGTGGCGGCGGAACTGCTGGATCTGTATGCGCGCCGCCAGGCGCGCCAGGGCACGGCTTTCCGGGTGGACGAACGTGAACGGCGAGCGTTCGAGGAGGCCTTTCCTTTCGAGGAGACACCGGACCAGGCCACCGCGATTGATGCCGTGGTGGGGGACTTGCGCTCCACGCAGCCCATGGATCGCGTCGTCTGCGGTGACGTGGGCTTCGGCAAGACGGAAGTGGCCTTGCGGGCCGCTTTCGTAGCGGTGCAGGCGGGCAAGCAGGTGGCCGTCCTGGTGCCCACAACCCTGCTCGGGCGCCAGCATTACGACACCTTTGCGGATCGCTTTGCCGACTGGCCCGTCAGGATTCGCTCCCTTTCGCGCATGGGCAGCGGCAAGGACAGGAGCACCACCCTCAAAGGACTGGAGGACGGCACTGTCGACATCGTCATCGGCACCCACAAACTGCTGTCCAGGGATGTGCGATTCAGGGATCTGGGTCTGGTCATCATCGACGAAGAACACCGCTTCGGTGTCCGTCACAAGGAACGGCTGAAACAGCTGCGTGCCGAAGTGGATGTGCTGACGCTCACAGCGACGCCCATCCCCCGCACCCTGAACATGTCACTGGCCGGAATTCGCGATCTGTCCATCATCGCCACTCCGCCGGCGGAACGCCTGTCGGTCAAGACCTTCGTCAATGAATGGTCGGACGGGCTGATCCAGGAAGCCTGTCTGCGCGAAATTCGGCGAGGTGGCCAGGTCTATTTCCTGCACAACGAAGTGCGCAGCATCGAACGCACCGCCAATCGCCTGCGTGAACTCATGCCTGAAGCCACGATCGAAGTGGCACACGGCCAGATGCGGGAAAGCGAGATGGAGCGGGTGATGCTGGACTTCTATCACCGTCGGGTGCATATCCTGGTCTGCTCCACCATCGTTGAGAGTGGCATCGACGTGCCGACGGCCAATACCATCATCATCAATCGGGCCGACAAGTTCGGCCTTGCACAGCTTCACCAGTTGCGTGGCCGGGTGGGCCGCTCCCATCACCGTGCCTATGCCTATCTGCTGACGCCGCCCCGTAATGCCATGACCAAGGACGCCCTCAAGCGCCTGGAGGCCATCGAGTCACTGGAGGACCTTGGCGCGGGCTTCACGCTGGCCACTCACGATCTGGAGATTCGCGGCGCCGGCGAATTGCTGGGCGACGAGCAGAGCGGGCAGATTCACGAAGTGGGCTTCAGCCTCTATACCGAATTGCTGGAGCGGGCGGTTAAGGCGCTCAAATCCGGGGAAGAACCGGATCTCGAGAAACCCCTGAATCACGGCCCGGAAGTGGAACTGGGAGTACCTGCTCTGCTGCCGGAAGACTATGTGCCCGACGTGCACACCCGCCTGACCCTCTACAAGCGGATTGCCAGTGCCGAGGGTGAGGAGAGCCTGAAGGAGCTTCAGGTGGAGATGATCGACCGTTTCGGATTGCTGCCCGATTACGCGAAGAACCTCTTTCTCACGGCACAGATCCGCCAGTTGGCCCGTCCACTTGGCATCCGGATGGTGGAAGCGGGGCCGGACGGCGGTCGACTCGAATTCGACGAAAATCCGGCCATTGATGCCATTGCATTGATCGAGATGGTTCAGAAGCAGCCGCGTCAGTTCCGCCTGGACGGTCAGACCCGGCTGCGCTTCACCCTGCCCCTGCCCGACCGGGATGAGCGAATTCAGTTCCTCCGCGGTATCATTGGGCAACTGAAACCCGCCGAATCACAGAGAAAGGCTGGCTGATCATGCATTCATGCGCTCGCAACGCCCCCGACACCGTTTCCGGCAACCGCCCCGGATGGTTTCTGCTCGCCCTGCTGATCTGCAGTGGCATGACCACGCCACTCGCCCTGGCCGCCGATGATGCGGCCGACGAGCAGAACGGTCCGCGCCTGTCCGTGGAGTTCATTGTCTTCGAACGAAGCAATAACGCCGGACACGAGGAGGAGCGCTGGCCTGCCCGACCGGGCCTGCCGGCCATCCACGAAGCGGTGGAACTGGACAGCGATCCGGCCCGTGAGCTGCGCCTGGAACGTCGCAGCAGCGACCTGCAGCTCAATCGGGCAGCCGAGCGGCTGGGAGATTCCCGTGATTACCGAGTGCTGCGGCATGAGCGCTGGGTGTTTCCGGAACGGGAACGCCAGGAAAGCCCCTTGATTCGTCTGCAACTGGATGAACGCCCTGCCGGTGAGGCGACCACGGCCGATGACGGTGAACCGAGGCGACGGGTCTTTGCGGACGAGCACCTGCTGGATCAGCCGGACCAGGACAGGGACGAAGCGGCTGAGCGGATCCGCGTCAGTCAGCCGCTGGACGGCACCCTGCGCGTCTTTCGCAACCGTTATTTCCATGTGTCAGCGGATCTGATCTTCAATCCGGTTGAAGATGCCACCCCCAGCCCGGCAGAACAGGCCCGGCAGCGTCTGCATCGCCTTGAAGCCCTGCTCGCCGGACAGATCAGCTTCGAGGAATATCAGCAGGAAGAAGAAAGCGAACCGTTTCCCGGTTATCGACTGAACGAGAGCCGGCGAGTTCGCCTGGGGCAGCTTCATTATCTCGATCACCCGCGCTTCGGGGTGCTGCTGCGCATCGACCGGGAACAGGACTGACCGACATGGCTTCGGGGCCGTCAGGCCCCGTTCTTCAACAGCTCTGCCATCAATGCCCGAGCCCGCTCCAGCGCGGCGCTGAGATGGGCTTCAATATCCGCATGAATGTCCTGGTCACCGCGACCGGCCGCAAAGTTGGCGATTACGGCACAACAGGCATAGGACAGCCCCAGCTCACGGGCCAGTGCCGCTTCGGGCATGCCGGTCATCCCCACCATGTCACAGCCCTCCCGCTCCAGGCGGTTGATCTCTGCCGCCGTCTCAAGCCGTGGCCCCTGGGTGGCGGCATAGACACCTCCCCGGGCCACCTCAACCCCGGCGGCATCCGCCGCAGCCAGGAGGCGGGCTCTAAGCGTCGGGCAATAGGGCTCGGTGAAATCGATATGGGTCACCGCATCCAGCTCACCCTCGAAGAAGGTATGCTCCCGGCCCCAGGTGTAATCGACAATCTGGTCGGGAATGGCCACTCCACCGGGCTGCATGTCGGCTCGAATGCCCCCGACCGCCGCCACGGCAAGCACCTGCTCCACACCCACCTTGCGCAGGGCCCACAGATTGGCCCGATAGTTCACTTCATGGGGCGGAATGGTATGGCCGTGACCGTGTCGTGCCATGAAAATCACATCAGTACCGAACAGGCGGCCGTGAATGACCGGCCCCGAGGGCTCACCATAGGGGCTGGACACCACTTCGCGGTGAGTGATCTCCAGACCATCCAGTTCGGTGAGGCCGGTACCACCGATGATTGCCAATCGCGTCATAGGGAATCCCGTTTATCTGCTTCGCATTGTTCGAGCCAAAAGTGCCCCGCGGAAAGCCAGCCCCCTGCCATCAGATGGCATAGATGGCCGGCAATTGCCGATGGTATTCATACAGGTCCATGCCACAACCGAATACATAGCGATCAGGAACTTCCAGCCCATAATAATCCGCCTCGATGGCCGGCGCCTTGTCCCGCTTCTTTCGAACCAGCACGGCGGTACCGACCCGAGCAGCCCCTTCCTCATGACAATATTTTACCAGGGCCTTGAGAGTCAGCCCCTCATCGAGAATGTCGTCGATCAGCAGCACGCTGCGCCCCTTCAGACTGGAACGGGGCCGGGCCACCCAGTTGAGCTCGCCACCCCGGGTGCCACCGCCATAGCGGGTGGCATGAATGCTTTCCAGTTGCAGGGAAAAAAGCAGTCTGGGCAACAACTGGCCGGCCGGAACCAGTCCACCCAGCATGACTGGCAGAACCAGCGGTTCGGTACCCGCCCAATCCCGGTTGATGGCCGCGGCCATTTCGTCATAGGCCGTGGCCACGGCATGCTGGTCATGAATCAGTTCGGCCGTTTCCGGAAGATCCATCCAGTCTTCACTGGGACCATGACTGGTTTCCGAGGTCATTGCCGCGCTCCTTCTTGCCGGGACTGTGGTGAATCTTCACCGGCCGGATCCATCACAATCTGTTCAGGGACATGCAGGGTTCGCGTGGGGAAGGCAATCTCGGCACCATGCTTCTCGATGATTTGTCCCACCCTGATGAGTACATCTTCCTTCACTGCATGGAACTCCGTCCAGACTCTGGTCTCGGTGAAGCAATAGATAAAGAAATCCAGCGAAGAGTCACCGTAAGTATTGAAGTTGACCATCAACGTTCGTTCCTTGGTGATCTCGTCATGCTCGTCCAGCATCTGTCGGATATCCTTCAGAATGCCTTCGATGCGAGAGAAATCGTCGTACCGCACCCCAATGGTCTCGAAAATGCGACGGTGGAACATGCGGGAAGGGTTCTCCAGGGAGATCTGGTTGAACACTGCGTTGGGAACGTACAGGGGCCTCAGGTCAAAAGTACGAATGACCGTTCTCCGCCAGCCAATCTCCTCTACCGTGCCCTCGATCTCCCGATCCGGCGAACGCACCCAGTCGCCGACCGAGAAGGGACGCTCCAGATAGATGGTCAGACCACCGAAGAAATTCGACAGCAGATCCTGGGCCGCAAAGCCGATGGCCAGGCCGCCGATGCCCCCGAAGGCCAGCAGGCCGGTCAGACTGACGCCCAGTGTCTGTAGCGCGATGAGGCCGGCAGACACCAGAATGGTGATGCGCAGCAGCTTGCTGACCGCGTCCACCGTGGTCTGATCCACGCTCTCGCCTTCCGCATACCAGCGTGACACCAGCTTGGCCTCGATGCGCCGAACGATTCGTATCAACGTCCAGGCCACAATACCGATCAGAATGACATTGCGGATGTCCGGCACCGGATCGAGGATGCCGGCGCGAATGTCCTCACCGATCAGGCCAACGGCAAAGCTGATGCCAACCACCCAGATGGCGATGCGCGCCGGCCGCCGGGCCATGGAAGCAAAGGCGTCGTCCCAGACGCGATCGCTTTCATTCGCCTTTCGCTCAAGGCGAAGGAAAGCACTTCGCACCACCAGATCGAGCACCGCCGTGACGAAGATGACCACCCCGATCTGGATAATGGTGCTCCAGTCCAGGGGAATGACCTCGCCAATGGTTTCAACCAGATCCGTCACTTCATTCATTATCGGTATTTCCTTGCAGCTGCATTGTCGGCACAGACGCGCGTTTCCCAAAAGAGGGAGTGGAAAGCGTCATGCATACCCGTTCGACAGCTCGGCAACCCGTTTGCAGGCCTCCTGCCACCCCAGGGAAAGCCCGGGGCTGGACGGCTGTCCGTCATGTCCGAGGAGGCGGGTCAACCGCAGGCGTGTCGCCGGTAGATCAGGCTCCCCCACGGCGTCGATGACGGCTATGGCAGCCGCCCGGTCATTGCATACCGGCAGCAGATCGCAACCTGCCTCCAGCGCCGCTCGGGCACGATCAGGGGCACTACCGATGACCGCGGCACCGGCCATGCACAGATCATCGGCGATCACCGCCCCGCCGAAATTCAACTCATGGCGAAGAATGTCCTGAATCCAGCGTCCGGAAAAACTGGCGGGCAGGCCATCCACATCCGGGTAGACCACATGGGCCATCATGACGGAGGGCAGATCCATTTTCGCAAGGCGGAAGAAGGGAATCATGTCCCATTGGCGCAGATCACTCAGGCTCCGTTCTTCCACCGGCGAATCCACATGGGAATCAGCGACGACACCGCCATGGCCGGGAAAGTGCTTGGCGGTGGCCGCCATGCCACCGGCATGCATGCCCGCCATGAGGGCCCGGGCAAGGCGGAAGACCACATCCGGATCGTCATGAAAGGCCCGGTCACCGATGACGGCGCTGGCACCAAAATCCAGATCGACCACGGGGGCGAAACTGAGATCCACACCATGCCCGCGCAACTCACGCGCCATGACCCAGCCGCAGGCTTCCGCCATCTGCAGCCCCTGAGCGGACTGTTCTTCATACAGGGCACCGAGAGCCGCCATGGGCGGCAGACGCGTGAATCCCTCACGGAAACGCTGCACCCGCCCGCCT
Proteins encoded in this window:
- a CDS encoding S-methyl-5'-thioinosine phosphorylase, producing MTRLAIIGGTGLTELDGLEITHREVVSSPYGEPSGPVIHGRLFGTDVIFMARHGHGHTIPPHEVNYRANLWALRKVGVEQVLAVAAVGGIRADMQPGGVAIPDQIVDYTWGREHTFFEGELDAVTHIDFTEPYCPTLRARLLAAADAAGVEVARGGVYAATQGPRLETAAEINRLEREGCDMVGMTGMPEAALARELGLSYACCAVIANFAAGRGDQDIHADIEAHLSAALERARALMAELLKNGA
- a CDS encoding CsiV family protein codes for the protein MHSCARNAPDTVSGNRPGWFLLALLICSGMTTPLALAADDAADEQNGPRLSVEFIVFERSNNAGHEEERWPARPGLPAIHEAVELDSDPARELRLERRSSDLQLNRAAERLGDSRDYRVLRHERWVFPERERQESPLIRLQLDERPAGEATTADDGEPRRRVFADEHLLDQPDQDRDEAAERIRVSQPLDGTLRVFRNRYFHVSADLIFNPVEDATPSPAEQARQRLHRLEALLAGQISFEEYQQEEESEPFPGYRLNESRRVRLGQLHYLDHPRFGVLLRIDREQD
- the sfsA gene encoding DNA/RNA nuclease SfsA is translated as MEFDPPLQSGRLIRRYKRFLADVVLDDGRRVTAHCPNTGSMLGCRAPGLRVWLSPADRPGRKLRWTWELVETGTGALAGIHTGRSNALVVEAIKSGRIPELADYQQLRREVRHPSGGRTDIVLEKPGRRCWVEVKNVTAGAGAGRALFPDAVSTRAVRHLAHLRASAAAGERAVLLFCVQREDVAVVEPARAIDPAYADALAAAADAGVEVLAYGASLSPRGIRLDRRLTARTRDQVHAIHNHPAMV
- a CDS encoding lipoprotein-releasing ABC transporter permease subunit, which gives rise to MFRPYEIFVGLRYLRAKRRNHFISFISLTSVLGITVGVMALITVMSVMNGFEKELRERILGMVSHASITSYGGRIEEWENIRDRIIVDQRVLGAAPFIEKEGMLARDGQLSGGMVRGILPEHEPSVSDVGEKMIQGDMSQLVAGEYRVILGSELARALRVGLGDRVFLLVPEGNITVAGFRPRMRRFEVVGLFEVGMYEYDRSHAFIHLDDARNLYRFGDEISGLRLKLDDMFRAPAVARDIAASLGRGHFVRDWTRQHANFFAALQIEKTVMFIILFLIVAVAAFNIISTLVMVVNDKRSDIAVLRTIGSTPRSIMAVFIVQGTVIGFVGTLLGLAFGVTLALNVDQIVPWLEELFQTEFLPADVYYISDLPSELRWPDVGRIAGIAFTLSVLSTLYPAWRASRTQPAEALRYE
- a CDS encoding carbon-nitrogen hydrolase, which produces MRHLPVALIQERNQGGRDGNLRRIEERLREAAANGARLALLQELHNGPYFCQTQDTARFDLAEAIPGHSTELLGRLAAELELVIVASLFEKRAAGLYHNTAVALDSDGRIAGRYRKMHIPDDPGFNEKFYFTPGDSGFEPIDTSVGRLGVLVCWDQWYPEAARLMALAGAEMLIYPTAIGWSAEDDAAEQGRQLDAWRTVQRGHAVANALPVLVTNRVGHEPHPERPGEGIDFWGHSFVAGPQGEILAEAGTEPELLQLTLDLGRCEQVRRIWPFLRDRRIDAYGDLLRRYRS
- a CDS encoding hypoxanthine-guanine phosphoribosyltransferase, which encodes MTSETSHGPSEDWMDLPETAELIHDQHAVATAYDEMAAAINRDWAGTEPLVLPVMLGGLVPAGQLLPRLLFSLQLESIHATRYGGGTRGGELNWVARPRSSLKGRSVLLIDDILDEGLTLKALVKYCHEEGAARVGTAVLVRKKRDKAPAIEADYYGLEVPDRYVFGCGMDLYEYHRQLPAIYAI
- a CDS encoding agmatine deiminase family protein, with the protein product MNHAYRLPAEWEPQSAVQLTWPHDQGDWEQNLGPARDCFTRIATVLSLHQTVLIIARDDEERKRISAELARAGADSRHCRFALAASDDSWARDHSPITVMENGRPHLLKFEFNGWGGRYRAEMDNALAWLLHEQGLFGHCPMTATGIVLEGGAIETDGHGHFLLRSSCIVDDKRNPGLDQAGMSDAFEEWLGARHIHWLDVGDLDGDDTDGHIDTLARFAPDGAILHQYCDDPQDSHFACLSAMADSLRGLRDHQGRERELIPLPLPRPIRDSSGRRMPGGYANFLVANEQVLVPTYNDPADEVAINRIARAYPDHQVRGIDCRALVRQGGSLHCVTMQYPAGVVDAEAGLPVMEVRPE
- the mfd gene encoding transcription-repair coupling factor encodes the protein MTGNSGTSPDSRPAVQLPDGPHDRRRWGRLYGAARSLLLARAAASARGPVLLVCESVQEAEAVSAELRFFAGEDALPVIFFPDWETLPYDVFSPHQDIISDRLATLARLPGLERGVVVTAAQTLMQRLPPQAYVSGGSLLLSMGERLDIDGLRGQLERAGYRAVSQVMEHGEFAVRGSLVDVFPMGSQQPFRIDLFDDEIESLRAFDPETQLTTEKLERIRMLPAREFPMSEDAIRDFRQRYRQQFEGDPQQSEIYRAISGGNQPGGIEYYLPLFFEQTASLFDYLPDVATVALTEGAGGAVDSHWQEIHDRFEQRGHDHTRPLLSPATIALTPEELTSALERHGQVVLERREGADDPQALPVDNFDTLAPPRLPLDHRADDPARALIEFIDNFEGIVLLAAESPGRREALVDILAERDHKPVSVHGWDAFMQRQPALGVCVADLTEGLILPNEGLAVIAEPQLFGERASQQRRRRRAAKDPEAVIRDLTDLSEGAPVIHEEHGVGRYIGLQTLTVGKDPTEFLTLEYAGGDKLYVPVASLNLISRYTGTSPENAPLHRLGSDQWDKARKRAARKARDVAAELLDLYARRQARQGTAFRVDERERRAFEEAFPFEETPDQATAIDAVVGDLRSTQPMDRVVCGDVGFGKTEVALRAAFVAVQAGKQVAVLVPTTLLGRQHYDTFADRFADWPVRIRSLSRMGSGKDRSTTLKGLEDGTVDIVIGTHKLLSRDVRFRDLGLVIIDEEHRFGVRHKERLKQLRAEVDVLTLTATPIPRTLNMSLAGIRDLSIIATPPAERLSVKTFVNEWSDGLIQEACLREIRRGGQVYFLHNEVRSIERTANRLRELMPEATIEVAHGQMRESEMERVMLDFYHRRVHILVCSTIVESGIDVPTANTIIINRADKFGLAQLHQLRGRVGRSHHRAYAYLLTPPRNAMTKDALKRLEAIESLEDLGAGFTLATHDLEIRGAGELLGDEQSGQIHEVGFSLYTELLERAVKALKSGEEPDLEKPLNHGPEVELGVPALLPEDYVPDVHTRLTLYKRIASAEGEESLKELQVEMIDRFGLLPDYAKNLFLTAQIRQLARPLGIRMVEAGPDGGRLEFDENPAIDAIALIEMVQKQPRQFRLDGQTRLRFTLPLPDRDERIQFLRGIIGQLKPAESQRKAG